In Brassica rapa cultivar Chiifu-401-42 chromosome A06, CAAS_Brap_v3.01, whole genome shotgun sequence, a single window of DNA contains:
- the LOC103873108 gene encoding transcription factor LAF1 isoform X2, with amino-acid sequence MCSNVAMYAGALFLFKLRNGKSCRLRWVNYLRPGLKKSAFTKEEETTLLSLHSILGNKWAHISKYLPGRTDNEIKNYWHSYLKKSVPSTKHESTRTPQTHSITNSVKTLESTTGRSSSFINVGESFSAKLSNFSPSVVFSEWLDHSLVMDQLPQTHSYVQDHIVPEERGLAGTFGQRLYENSNSMVDYIPNSDFLLGDEIEFCTSFSDSFLIDALASEQRSM; translated from the exons ATGTGCTCAAATGTGGCCATGTATGCTGGAGCACTATTCCTATTCAAGCTG CGGAATGGGAAGAGTTGTAGACTAAGGTGGGTTAATTATTTAAGACCTGGACTTAAGAAGAGTGCGTTcactaaagaagaagaaaccacaCTTCTCTCACTCCATTCTATATTGGGTAACAA ATGGGctcatatatcaaaatatttacCTGGAAGAACCGACAACGAGATAAAAAACTATTGGCATTCTTATCTGAAGAAGAGTGTACCATCCACAAAACATGAAAGCACAAGAACTCCTCAAACACATTCAATCACAAACTCAGTTAAGACCTTGGAAAGTACAACCGGGAGGTCTTCTTCCTTCATCAATGTCGGTGAATCATTTAGTGCAAAACTATCTAACTTTTCGCCAAGTGTCGTGTTCTCGGAATGGTTAGATCACAGTTTGGTCATGGATCAACTACCTCAAACACATAGTTATGTTCAAGACCATATTGTACCGGAAGAGAGAGGACTGGCTGGAACATTTGGCCAGCGTCTTTACGAAAACAGCAACTCTATGGTTGACTACATACCAAACTCGGATTTTTTACTGGGGGATGAGATTGAGTTCTGTACTTCATTTTCGGACAGCTTTTTGATCGACGCACTCGCAAGTGAACAACGGTCGATGTAA
- the LOC103873107 gene encoding 40S ribosomal protein S11-3 isoform X1 codes for MAEQTEKAFLKQPKVFLSSKISGKGKRPGKGGNRFVKNIGLGFKTPREATQGTYIDSKCPFTGTVSIRGRILAGTCHSAKMQRTIIVRRNYLHFVKKYQRFDSYIKFTFVHMTFFTSMFILYFVVRYEKRHSNIPAHVSPCFRVKEGDHVIIGQCRPLSKTVRFNVLKVIPAGASAFAKKAFTGA; via the exons ATGGCCGAACAG ACTGAGAAAGCTTTCCTAAAGCAACCTAAGGTCTTCCTCAG CTCGAAGATATCTGGAAAGGGAAAGAGACCTGGAAAGGGTGGAAACAGATTCGTGAAGAACATTGGTTTGGGCTTCAAGACTCCTCGTGAAGCCACTCAAG GAACATACATTGACAGCAAATGTCCCTTCACTGGAACTGTTTCGATTAGAGGACGTATCTTAGCCGGTACTTGCCACAGTGCCAAAATGCAGAGGACCATTATTGTCCGAAGGAACTATCTTCACTTTGTCAAGAAGTATCAGAGGTTTGATTCTTACATCAAATTTACTTTTGTTCATATGACTTTTTTTACATCAATGTTCATACTCTATTTCGTTGTCAGGTATGAGAAGAGGCATTCGAACATCCCTGCTCATGTCTCACCTTGCTTCCGTGTCAAGGAAGGAGACCATGTCATCATTGGACAATGCAG GCCATTGTCCAAGACTGTGAGGTTCAATGTGTTGAAGGTGATACCAGCTGGTGCTTCTGCTTTCGCAAAGAAGGCTTTCACTGGCGCTTAA
- the LOC103873108 gene encoding transcription factor LAF1 isoform X1, producing MVCKSETSNRKLKSKEKQRKGLWSPEEDEKLRSYVLKCGHVCWSTIPIQAGLQRNGKSCRLRWVNYLRPGLKKSAFTKEEETTLLSLHSILGNKWAHISKYLPGRTDNEIKNYWHSYLKKSVPSTKHESTRTPQTHSITNSVKTLESTTGRSSSFINVGESFSAKLSNFSPSVVFSEWLDHSLVMDQLPQTHSYVQDHIVPEERGLAGTFGQRLYENSNSMVDYIPNSDFLLGDEIEFCTSFSDSFLIDALASEQRSM from the exons ATGGTGTGTAAATCAGAGACATCAAACAGGAAATTGAAATCTAAGGAGAAGCAACGGAAAGGATTATGGTCACCGGAAGAAGACGAGAAGCTTAGGAGTTATGTGCTCAAATGTGGCCATGTATGCTGGAGCACTATTCCTATTCAAGCTG GATTGCAGCGGAATGGGAAGAGTTGTAGACTAAGGTGGGTTAATTATTTAAGACCTGGACTTAAGAAGAGTGCGTTcactaaagaagaagaaaccacaCTTCTCTCACTCCATTCTATATTGGGTAACAA ATGGGctcatatatcaaaatatttacCTGGAAGAACCGACAACGAGATAAAAAACTATTGGCATTCTTATCTGAAGAAGAGTGTACCATCCACAAAACATGAAAGCACAAGAACTCCTCAAACACATTCAATCACAAACTCAGTTAAGACCTTGGAAAGTACAACCGGGAGGTCTTCTTCCTTCATCAATGTCGGTGAATCATTTAGTGCAAAACTATCTAACTTTTCGCCAAGTGTCGTGTTCTCGGAATGGTTAGATCACAGTTTGGTCATGGATCAACTACCTCAAACACATAGTTATGTTCAAGACCATATTGTACCGGAAGAGAGAGGACTGGCTGGAACATTTGGCCAGCGTCTTTACGAAAACAGCAACTCTATGGTTGACTACATACCAAACTCGGATTTTTTACTGGGGGATGAGATTGAGTTCTGTACTTCATTTTCGGACAGCTTTTTGATCGACGCACTCGCAAGTGAACAACGGTCGATGTAA
- the LOC103873103 gene encoding remorin 1.4 produces MTQEEQKKNVTEPKTAVSNPSPPSSEEKTDESKALVLIVAKEPVEEKKEGSVNRDDVLAKLETEKRMSLIKAWEEAEKSKVENKAQKKLSSVGAWENSKKASAEAELKKIEEQLIKKKAEYAEQMKNKIVQIHKEAEEKRAMTEAKRGEEILKAEEMAANYRATGTAPTKLFGCF; encoded by the exons ATGACTCAAGAGGAGCAGAAGAAAAACGTAACAGAGCCAAAAACCGCCGTGTCAAACCCTTCACCACCGTCCTCGGAGGAGAAGACTGATGAATCCAAAGCTCTTGTTCTCATCGTTGCaa AAGAACCTgtggaagagaagaaagaaggttCAGTTAACCGAG ATGATGTTTTGGCTAAACTCGAGACAGAAAAGAGGATGTCTCTCATCAAAGCTTGGGAAGAGGCTGAGAAATCCAAAGTGGAGAACAA AGCTCAGAAGAAGCTTTCTTCAGTTGGAGCTTGGGAAAACAGCAAGAAAGCATCTGCAGAAGCTGAGCTAAAAAAAATCGag GAACAACTCATTAAGAAGAAGGCCGAGTACGCAGAGCAAATGAAGAACAAAATAGTTCAAATTCACAAAGAAGCTGAAGAGAAGAGAGCCATGACCGAAGCTAAGCGTGGGGAAGAGATTCTCAAGGCCGAGGAAATGGCTGCAAACTACCGAGCCACAGGAACTGCCCCAACAAAGTTATTTGGCTGCTTTTGA
- the LOC103873107 gene encoding 40S ribosomal protein S11-3 isoform X2: MAEQTEKAFLKQPKVFLSSKISGKGKRPGKGGNRFVKNIGLGFKTPREATQGTYIDSKCPFTGTVSIRGRILAGTCHSAKMQRTIIVRRNYLHFVKKYQRYEKRHSNIPAHVSPCFRVKEGDHVIIGQCRPLSKTVRFNVLKVIPAGASAFAKKAFTGA; the protein is encoded by the exons ATGGCCGAACAG ACTGAGAAAGCTTTCCTAAAGCAACCTAAGGTCTTCCTCAG CTCGAAGATATCTGGAAAGGGAAAGAGACCTGGAAAGGGTGGAAACAGATTCGTGAAGAACATTGGTTTGGGCTTCAAGACTCCTCGTGAAGCCACTCAAG GAACATACATTGACAGCAAATGTCCCTTCACTGGAACTGTTTCGATTAGAGGACGTATCTTAGCCGGTACTTGCCACAGTGCCAAAATGCAGAGGACCATTATTGTCCGAAGGAACTATCTTCACTTTGTCAAGAAGTATCAGAG GTATGAGAAGAGGCATTCGAACATCCCTGCTCATGTCTCACCTTGCTTCCGTGTCAAGGAAGGAGACCATGTCATCATTGGACAATGCAG GCCATTGTCCAAGACTGTGAGGTTCAATGTGTTGAAGGTGATACCAGCTGGTGCTTCTGCTTTCGCAAAGAAGGCTTTCACTGGCGCTTAA